A part of Molothrus aeneus isolate 106 chromosome 10, BPBGC_Maene_1.0, whole genome shotgun sequence genomic DNA contains:
- the TNK2 gene encoding activated CDC42 kinase 1 isoform X3: protein MVPPHPPPPPACLVHRAGVRGEGGCERGAGGDATTSALRSRSRDRSNFLPCDPKPGSSPRRPQADAGVSAEPPTRRCAAAAASAMGERCDYQRLSSAEEEEEVHGPLPHSFSDSTGQRALRLGSRRPTPPPRQDIAPGMPCRRRLSCSMQAEEGTDWLLELLTELQLQQYFLRIRDELNVTRLSHFEYVKNEDLEKIGMGRPGQRRLWEAVKRRKAMCKRKSWMSKVFSGKRPESELPPQPQSTFRKPPTPPPPEAGGQHSLTCLVRERDLSIFEKLGDGSFGVVRRGEWCTPAGKTLNVAVKCLKTDVLSQPEALDDFIREVNAMHSLDHRNLIRLYGVVLSHPMKMVTELAPLGSLLDRLRKNQGHFLISTLCQYAIQVAKGMAYLESKRFIHRDLAARNILLASNELVKIGDFGLMRALPKNDDHYVMQEHRKVPFAWCAPESLKTRTFSHASDTWMFGVTLWEMFTYGQEPWIGLNGSQILHKIDKEGERLPRPEDCPQDIYNVMLQCWAHKPEDRPTFVALRDFLVEAQPTDMRALQDFEEPDKLHIQMNDIITVIEGRAENYWWRGQNKRTLKVGQFPRNTVTSVAGLSAHDISQPLKNSFIHTGHGDTNPQHCWGFPDKIDELYLGNPLDPPDILGVDQTAARPTQLPGRAKRQPPPRPPQPTVLLTKPCYDPVSEEEEGLPGGLRKLCLKKPGTGKGLRPVKPSARVPGTKVGERQPRRLASEGTASGEVTLIDFGEDVPQGSPSPVGELTALSLAELAMEAFSLLDKTPPQSPTRALPRPLHPTPVVDWDARPLPPPPAYDDVAQDEDDIEVCSITSPPSRRGKTNYGFVDEGERGPALEDNLFLPPKEAKQPSMTQTTELFEELQQECMKRLNVPLGPAAPADDKPQIPPRVPIPPRPLRRNEPGRWSGDLSPASGGEEDRPPQIPPRDPLSRPTSRTPSPMALQVGSPQQRAALCSCLSTSPGKPMPTTQSFALDPKYATPKVIQAQGKDCSKGPCILPIVKDGQKVSSTHYYLLPERPAYLDKYEKFFKEAKSPEEVAASRQVTTATVRPMVQQPLSDCKGNFSSNNSNPGPKCLVKASCSLQKIVYDGPDVCRPADKIRLVVTAGTGRAVLDPEQASRHGASPTTSTHTACCRTLD from the exons ATGGTCccccctcatcctcctcctccgcctGCCTGCCTGGTGCACCGTGCCGGGGTGCGGGGAGAAGGGGGCTGCGAGCGCGGCGCGGGCGGCGATGCCACCACCTCTGCACTCAGGAGCCGGAGCAGGGACAGAAG CAACTTTCTGCCATGTGATCCCAAACCCGGCTCCAGCCCTCGCCGCCCCCAAGCAGACGCGGGCGTCTCCGCAGAGCCCCCCACTCGCCGCTGCGCCGCAGCTGCCGCCTCAGCCATGGGCGAGAGATGCGACTACCAGCGCTTGAGCAGcgccgaggaggaggaggaagtgcACGgccccctgccccacagcttcTCGGACAGCACCGGGCAGCGGGCCCTGCGGCTGGGCAGCAGGCGCCCCACGCCGCCCCCACGGCAGGACATCGCCCCGGGCATGCCGTGCCGGCGG aggctgagctgtAGCATGCAGGCGGAGGAGGGCACGGactggctgctggagctgctcaccgagctgcagctgcagcagtacTTCCTGCGCATCCGAGACGAGCTCAACGTCACACGCCTCTCCCACTTTGAGTACGTCAAAAATGAGGATCTGGAGAAGATTGGCATGGGACGCCCCG GCCAGCGGCGGCTGTGGGAGGCAGTGAAGCGGAGGAAAGCCATGTGCAAGCGGAAATCCTGGATGAGCAAG GTGTTCAGTGGGAAGCGCCCAGAGTCGGAGCTGCcacctcagccccagagcacctTCCGCAAGCCTCCCACACCACCACCCCCTGAAGCTGGGGGCCAGCACTCCCTGACCTGCCTCGTGCGGGAGCGGGACCTCTCAATCTTTGAGAAGCTGGGTGACGGCTCCTTCGGGGTCGTGCGGCGCGGCGAGTGGTGCACGCCTGCTGGCAAGACG CTGAATGTGGCAGTGAAGTGCCTCAAGACAGATGTGCTGAGCCAGCCGGAGGCACTGGACGACTTCATCCGGGAGGTGAATGCCATGCACTCCCTGGACCACAGGAACCTCATCCGCCTGTATGGCGTGGTGCTCTCCCACCCCATGAAGATG GTGACAGAGCTGGCCCCACTGGGCTCCCTCCTGGACCGCCTGCGGAAGAACCAGGGCCATTTCCTCATCTCCACCCTGTGCCAGtatgccatccaggtggccaaGGGCATGGCCTACCTGGAGTCCAAGCGCTTCATCCACCGCGACCTGGCTGCCCGCAACATCCTGCTGGCCTCCAATGAGCTCGTCAAGATCGGGGACTTCGGTCTGATGCGGGCACTGCCCAAAAATGACGATCACTACGTGATGCAGGAGCATCGCAAGGTCCCCTTTGCCTG GTGTGCTCCTGAGAGCCTGAAGACACGCACCTTCTCCCACGCCAGTGACACCTGGATGTTCGGAGTGACCCTCTGGGAGATGTTCACCTATGGTCAGGAGCCTTGGATTGGCCTCAATGGCAGCCAG ATCCTGCACAAGATAGACAAGGAGGGTGAGCGGCTTCCAAGGCCTGAGGACTGTCCCCAGGACATCTACAATGTCATGTtgcagtgctgggcacacaAGCCTGAGGACCGACCCACCTTCGTGGCCTTGCGAGACTTCTTGGTGGAG GCTCAGCCCACTGACATGAGAGCGCTGCAGGACTTTGAGGAACCAGACAAGCTGCACATCCAGATGAACGACATCATCACGGTCATTGAGGGCAG GGCCGAGAATTACTGGTGGCGGGGTCAGAATAAACGGACCCTAAAAGTGGGCCAATTTCCCCGAAACACGGTGACCTCGGTGGCAGGGCTGTCGGCCCACGACATCAGCCAGCCACTTAAAAACAGCTTCATCCACACAGGCCATGGAGACACCAACCCGCAGCACTGCTGGGGGTTTCCCGATAAAATTGATGA GCTGTACCTGGGAAATCCCTTGGACCCTCCTGATATTTTAGGTGTGGACCAAACTGCTGCCAGACCTACACAGCTTCCAGGGAGGGCTAAAA GGCAGCCTCCTCCGCGCCCACCTCAGCCTACCGTCCTGCTCACCA AGCCTTGCTACGACCCGGttagtgaggaggaggagggtctGCCAGGGGGTCTCCGGAAGCTCTGCCTGAAGAAgccaggcacagggaagggccTGCGACCAGTCAAGCCATCAGCACGAGTTCCAGGCACCAAGGTGGGCGAGCGACAACCCAGACGGCTGGCAAGTGAGGGGACAGCAAGCGGCGAGGTGACTCTCATTGACTTTGGGGAGGACGTTCCCCAGGGTAGCCCCTCTCCAGTGGGAGAGCTGACAGCCCTATCATTAGCTGAGCTGGCCATGGAGGCCTTCTCTTTGCTGGACAAGACCCCACCACAGAGCCCCACGCGGGCTCTACCTCGGCCTCTGCACCCCACGCCGGTGGTGGACTGGGATGCCCGGCCCTTGCCCCCACCGCCTGCCTATGATGACGTGGCACAGGATGAGGACGATATTGAAGTCTGCTCTATCACCAGCCCCCCGAGCCGGCGGGGAAAGACCAACTATGGCTTTGTGGATGAAGGTGAGCGGGGACCGGCACTGGAGGACAACCTCTTCCTGCCCCCCAAGGAGGCCAAGCAGCCCAGCATGACACAGACCACCGAGCTCTtcgaggagctgcagcaggagtgcaTGAAGAGGCTCAACGTCCCTCTGGGACCGGCTGCACCAGCTGACGACAAGCCCCAGATCCCTCCCCGTGTCCCAATCCCGCCCCGGCCCCTTCGCCGCAATGAGCCTGGGCGCTGGTCAGGAGACCTCTCCCCAGCTTCGGGGGGCGAGGAGGACCGGCCGCCCCAGATCCCCCCGCGGGACCCGCTGTCCCGGCCCACTTCCCGGACACCCAGCCCTatggctctgcaggtgggctccCCCCAGCAACGtgctgccctctgctcctgcctctccacCTCACCAGGGAAGCCCATGCCCACCACACAGAGCTTCGCCCTCGACCCTAAGTACGCCACGCCCAAGGTCATCCAGGCGCAGGGCAAGGACTGCTCCAAGGGACCCTGCATCCTGCCCATCGTGAAGGATGGGCAGAAGGTCAGCAGCACTCACTACTACCTGCTGCCCGAGCGCCCGGCCTACCTGGACAAGTATGAGAAGTTTTTCAAGGAGGCTAAAAGCCCTGAGGAGGTGGCAGCGTCCCGCCAGGTCACCACAGCCACCGTCCGTCCCATGGTGCAGCAGCCACTGTCAGACTGCAAGGGCAACTTTTCTTCCAACAACAGCAACCCTGGGCCCAAGTGCCTGGTGAAagcctcctgcagcctccagaaGATCGTGTACGACGGGCCGGATGTTTGCCGTCCTGCTGACAAGATCCGGCTG GtggtgacagcagggacagggcgaGCTGTGTTGGATCCAGAGCAGGCATCTCGCCATGGGGCCAGTCCCACCACCTCCACCCATACAGCCTGCTGCAGGACTCTGGACTGA
- the TNK2 gene encoding activated CDC42 kinase 1 isoform X1, with translation MVPPHPPPPPACLVHRAGVRGEGGCERGAGGDATTSALRSRSRDRSNFLPCDPKPGSSPRRPQADAGVSAEPPTRRCAAAAASAMGERCDYQRLSSAEEEEEVHGPLPHSFSDSTGQRALRLGSRRPTPPPRQDIAPGMPCRRRLSCSMQAEEGTDWLLELLTELQLQQYFLRIRDELNVTRLSHFEYVKNEDLEKIGMGRPGQRRLWEAVKRRKAMCKRKSWMSKVFSGKRPESELPPQPQSTFRKPPTPPPPEAGGQHSLTCLVRERDLSIFEKLGDGSFGVVRRGEWCTPAGKTLNVAVKCLKTDVLSQPEALDDFIREVNAMHSLDHRNLIRLYGVVLSHPMKMVTELAPLGSLLDRLRKNQGHFLISTLCQYAIQVAKGMAYLESKRFIHRDLAARNILLASNELVKIGDFGLMRALPKNDDHYVMQEHRKVPFAWCAPESLKTRTFSHASDTWMFGVTLWEMFTYGQEPWIGLNGSQILHKIDKEGERLPRPEDCPQDIYNVMLQCWAHKPEDRPTFVALRDFLVEAQPTDMRALQDFEEPDKLHIQMNDIITVIEGRAENYWWRGQNKRTLKVGQFPRNTVTSVAGLSAHDISQPLKNSFIHTGHGDTNPQHCWGFPDKIDELYLGNPLDPPDILGVDQTAARPTQLPGRAKRQPPPRPPQPTVLLTKPCYDPVSEEEEGLPGGLRKLCLKKPGTGKGLRPVKPSARVPGTKVGERQPRRLASEGTASGEVTLIDFGEDVPQGSPSPVGELTALSLAELAMEAFSLLDKTPPQSPTRALPRPLHPTPVVDWDARPLPPPPAYDDVAQDEDDIEVCSITSPPSRRGKTNYGFVDEGERGPALEDNLFLPPKEAKQPSMTQTTELFEELQQECMKRLNVPLGPAAPADDKPQIPPRVPIPPRPLRRNEPGRWSGDLSPASGGEEDRPPQIPPRDPLSRPTSRTPSPMALQVGSPQQRAALCSCLSTSPGKPMPTTQSFALDPKYATPKVIQAQGKDCSKGPCILPIVKDGQKVSSTHYYLLPERPAYLDKYEKFFKEAKSPEEVAASRQVTTATVRPMVQQPLSDCKGNFSSNNSNPGPKCLVKASCSLQKIVYDGPDVCRPADKIRLVQDMVHGVTTEECQAALQSHGWNVQRAIQYLKVEQLFCLGLKSRGECQQVLEKFNWNLAQASSHLLGPYSATRQKW, from the exons ATGGTCccccctcatcctcctcctccgcctGCCTGCCTGGTGCACCGTGCCGGGGTGCGGGGAGAAGGGGGCTGCGAGCGCGGCGCGGGCGGCGATGCCACCACCTCTGCACTCAGGAGCCGGAGCAGGGACAGAAG CAACTTTCTGCCATGTGATCCCAAACCCGGCTCCAGCCCTCGCCGCCCCCAAGCAGACGCGGGCGTCTCCGCAGAGCCCCCCACTCGCCGCTGCGCCGCAGCTGCCGCCTCAGCCATGGGCGAGAGATGCGACTACCAGCGCTTGAGCAGcgccgaggaggaggaggaagtgcACGgccccctgccccacagcttcTCGGACAGCACCGGGCAGCGGGCCCTGCGGCTGGGCAGCAGGCGCCCCACGCCGCCCCCACGGCAGGACATCGCCCCGGGCATGCCGTGCCGGCGG aggctgagctgtAGCATGCAGGCGGAGGAGGGCACGGactggctgctggagctgctcaccgagctgcagctgcagcagtacTTCCTGCGCATCCGAGACGAGCTCAACGTCACACGCCTCTCCCACTTTGAGTACGTCAAAAATGAGGATCTGGAGAAGATTGGCATGGGACGCCCCG GCCAGCGGCGGCTGTGGGAGGCAGTGAAGCGGAGGAAAGCCATGTGCAAGCGGAAATCCTGGATGAGCAAG GTGTTCAGTGGGAAGCGCCCAGAGTCGGAGCTGCcacctcagccccagagcacctTCCGCAAGCCTCCCACACCACCACCCCCTGAAGCTGGGGGCCAGCACTCCCTGACCTGCCTCGTGCGGGAGCGGGACCTCTCAATCTTTGAGAAGCTGGGTGACGGCTCCTTCGGGGTCGTGCGGCGCGGCGAGTGGTGCACGCCTGCTGGCAAGACG CTGAATGTGGCAGTGAAGTGCCTCAAGACAGATGTGCTGAGCCAGCCGGAGGCACTGGACGACTTCATCCGGGAGGTGAATGCCATGCACTCCCTGGACCACAGGAACCTCATCCGCCTGTATGGCGTGGTGCTCTCCCACCCCATGAAGATG GTGACAGAGCTGGCCCCACTGGGCTCCCTCCTGGACCGCCTGCGGAAGAACCAGGGCCATTTCCTCATCTCCACCCTGTGCCAGtatgccatccaggtggccaaGGGCATGGCCTACCTGGAGTCCAAGCGCTTCATCCACCGCGACCTGGCTGCCCGCAACATCCTGCTGGCCTCCAATGAGCTCGTCAAGATCGGGGACTTCGGTCTGATGCGGGCACTGCCCAAAAATGACGATCACTACGTGATGCAGGAGCATCGCAAGGTCCCCTTTGCCTG GTGTGCTCCTGAGAGCCTGAAGACACGCACCTTCTCCCACGCCAGTGACACCTGGATGTTCGGAGTGACCCTCTGGGAGATGTTCACCTATGGTCAGGAGCCTTGGATTGGCCTCAATGGCAGCCAG ATCCTGCACAAGATAGACAAGGAGGGTGAGCGGCTTCCAAGGCCTGAGGACTGTCCCCAGGACATCTACAATGTCATGTtgcagtgctgggcacacaAGCCTGAGGACCGACCCACCTTCGTGGCCTTGCGAGACTTCTTGGTGGAG GCTCAGCCCACTGACATGAGAGCGCTGCAGGACTTTGAGGAACCAGACAAGCTGCACATCCAGATGAACGACATCATCACGGTCATTGAGGGCAG GGCCGAGAATTACTGGTGGCGGGGTCAGAATAAACGGACCCTAAAAGTGGGCCAATTTCCCCGAAACACGGTGACCTCGGTGGCAGGGCTGTCGGCCCACGACATCAGCCAGCCACTTAAAAACAGCTTCATCCACACAGGCCATGGAGACACCAACCCGCAGCACTGCTGGGGGTTTCCCGATAAAATTGATGA GCTGTACCTGGGAAATCCCTTGGACCCTCCTGATATTTTAGGTGTGGACCAAACTGCTGCCAGACCTACACAGCTTCCAGGGAGGGCTAAAA GGCAGCCTCCTCCGCGCCCACCTCAGCCTACCGTCCTGCTCACCA AGCCTTGCTACGACCCGGttagtgaggaggaggagggtctGCCAGGGGGTCTCCGGAAGCTCTGCCTGAAGAAgccaggcacagggaagggccTGCGACCAGTCAAGCCATCAGCACGAGTTCCAGGCACCAAGGTGGGCGAGCGACAACCCAGACGGCTGGCAAGTGAGGGGACAGCAAGCGGCGAGGTGACTCTCATTGACTTTGGGGAGGACGTTCCCCAGGGTAGCCCCTCTCCAGTGGGAGAGCTGACAGCCCTATCATTAGCTGAGCTGGCCATGGAGGCCTTCTCTTTGCTGGACAAGACCCCACCACAGAGCCCCACGCGGGCTCTACCTCGGCCTCTGCACCCCACGCCGGTGGTGGACTGGGATGCCCGGCCCTTGCCCCCACCGCCTGCCTATGATGACGTGGCACAGGATGAGGACGATATTGAAGTCTGCTCTATCACCAGCCCCCCGAGCCGGCGGGGAAAGACCAACTATGGCTTTGTGGATGAAGGTGAGCGGGGACCGGCACTGGAGGACAACCTCTTCCTGCCCCCCAAGGAGGCCAAGCAGCCCAGCATGACACAGACCACCGAGCTCTtcgaggagctgcagcaggagtgcaTGAAGAGGCTCAACGTCCCTCTGGGACCGGCTGCACCAGCTGACGACAAGCCCCAGATCCCTCCCCGTGTCCCAATCCCGCCCCGGCCCCTTCGCCGCAATGAGCCTGGGCGCTGGTCAGGAGACCTCTCCCCAGCTTCGGGGGGCGAGGAGGACCGGCCGCCCCAGATCCCCCCGCGGGACCCGCTGTCCCGGCCCACTTCCCGGACACCCAGCCCTatggctctgcaggtgggctccCCCCAGCAACGtgctgccctctgctcctgcctctccacCTCACCAGGGAAGCCCATGCCCACCACACAGAGCTTCGCCCTCGACCCTAAGTACGCCACGCCCAAGGTCATCCAGGCGCAGGGCAAGGACTGCTCCAAGGGACCCTGCATCCTGCCCATCGTGAAGGATGGGCAGAAGGTCAGCAGCACTCACTACTACCTGCTGCCCGAGCGCCCGGCCTACCTGGACAAGTATGAGAAGTTTTTCAAGGAGGCTAAAAGCCCTGAGGAGGTGGCAGCGTCCCGCCAGGTCACCACAGCCACCGTCCGTCCCATGGTGCAGCAGCCACTGTCAGACTGCAAGGGCAACTTTTCTTCCAACAACAGCAACCCTGGGCCCAAGTGCCTGGTGAAagcctcctgcagcctccagaaGATCGTGTACGACGGGCCGGATGTTTGCCGTCCTGCTGACAAGATCCGGCTG GTGCAGGACATGGTGCATGGTGTGACCACCGAGGAATGCCAGGCAGCCCTTCAGAGCCATGGCTGGAACGTCCAACGGGCTATCCAGTACCTGAAG GTGGAGCAGCTCTTCTGCCTGGGGCTGAAGTCCCGTGGTGAGTGCCAGCAGGTGCTGGAGAAGTTCAACTGGAACCTGGCACAGGCCAGCTCCCACCTCCTCGGTCCCTACAGCGCCACCCGCCAGAA Gtggtga
- the TNK2 gene encoding activated CDC42 kinase 1 isoform X4 produces the protein MVPPHPPPPPACLVHRAGVRGEGGCERGAGGDATTSALRSRSRDRSNFLPCDPKPGSSPRRPQADAGVSAEPPTRRCAAAAASAMGERCDYQRLSSAEEEEEVHGPLPHSFSDSTGQRALRLGSRRPTPPPRQDIAPGMPCRRRLSCSMQAEEGTDWLLELLTELQLQQYFLRIRDELNVTRLSHFEYVKNEDLEKIGMGRPGQRRLWEAVKRRKAMCKRKSWMSKVFSGKRPESELPPQPQSTFRKPPTPPPPEAGGQHSLTCLVRERDLSIFEKLGDGSFGVVRRGEWCTPAGKTLNVAVKCLKTDVLSQPEALDDFIREVNAMHSLDHRNLIRLYGVVLSHPMKMVTELAPLGSLLDRLRKNQGHFLISTLCQYAIQVAKGMAYLESKRFIHRDLAARNILLASNELVKIGDFGLMRALPKNDDHYVMQEHRKVPFAWCAPESLKTRTFSHASDTWMFGVTLWEMFTYGQEPWIGLNGSQILHKIDKEGERLPRPEDCPQDIYNVMLQCWAHKPEDRPTFVALRDFLVEAQPTDMRALQDFEEPDKLHIQMNDIITVIEGRLYLGNPLDPPDILGVDQTAARPTQLPGRAKRQPPPRPPQPTVLLTKPCYDPVSEEEEGLPGGLRKLCLKKPGTGKGLRPVKPSARVPGTKVGERQPRRLASEGTASGEVTLIDFGEDVPQGSPSPVGELTALSLAELAMEAFSLLDKTPPQSPTRALPRPLHPTPVVDWDARPLPPPPAYDDVAQDEDDIEVCSITSPPSRRGKTNYGFVDEGERGPALEDNLFLPPKEAKQPSMTQTTELFEELQQECMKRLNVPLGPAAPADDKPQIPPRVPIPPRPLRRNEPGRWSGDLSPASGGEEDRPPQIPPRDPLSRPTSRTPSPMALQVGSPQQRAALCSCLSTSPGKPMPTTQSFALDPKYATPKVIQAQGKDCSKGPCILPIVKDGQKVSSTHYYLLPERPAYLDKYEKFFKEAKSPEEVAASRQVTTATVRPMVQQPLSDCKGNFSSNNSNPGPKCLVKASCSLQKIVYDGPDVCRPADKIRLVQDMVHGVTTEECQAALQSHGWNVQRAIQYLKVEQLFCLGLKSRGECQQVLEKFNWNLAQASSHLLGPYSATRQKW, from the exons ATGGTCccccctcatcctcctcctccgcctGCCTGCCTGGTGCACCGTGCCGGGGTGCGGGGAGAAGGGGGCTGCGAGCGCGGCGCGGGCGGCGATGCCACCACCTCTGCACTCAGGAGCCGGAGCAGGGACAGAAG CAACTTTCTGCCATGTGATCCCAAACCCGGCTCCAGCCCTCGCCGCCCCCAAGCAGACGCGGGCGTCTCCGCAGAGCCCCCCACTCGCCGCTGCGCCGCAGCTGCCGCCTCAGCCATGGGCGAGAGATGCGACTACCAGCGCTTGAGCAGcgccgaggaggaggaggaagtgcACGgccccctgccccacagcttcTCGGACAGCACCGGGCAGCGGGCCCTGCGGCTGGGCAGCAGGCGCCCCACGCCGCCCCCACGGCAGGACATCGCCCCGGGCATGCCGTGCCGGCGG aggctgagctgtAGCATGCAGGCGGAGGAGGGCACGGactggctgctggagctgctcaccgagctgcagctgcagcagtacTTCCTGCGCATCCGAGACGAGCTCAACGTCACACGCCTCTCCCACTTTGAGTACGTCAAAAATGAGGATCTGGAGAAGATTGGCATGGGACGCCCCG GCCAGCGGCGGCTGTGGGAGGCAGTGAAGCGGAGGAAAGCCATGTGCAAGCGGAAATCCTGGATGAGCAAG GTGTTCAGTGGGAAGCGCCCAGAGTCGGAGCTGCcacctcagccccagagcacctTCCGCAAGCCTCCCACACCACCACCCCCTGAAGCTGGGGGCCAGCACTCCCTGACCTGCCTCGTGCGGGAGCGGGACCTCTCAATCTTTGAGAAGCTGGGTGACGGCTCCTTCGGGGTCGTGCGGCGCGGCGAGTGGTGCACGCCTGCTGGCAAGACG CTGAATGTGGCAGTGAAGTGCCTCAAGACAGATGTGCTGAGCCAGCCGGAGGCACTGGACGACTTCATCCGGGAGGTGAATGCCATGCACTCCCTGGACCACAGGAACCTCATCCGCCTGTATGGCGTGGTGCTCTCCCACCCCATGAAGATG GTGACAGAGCTGGCCCCACTGGGCTCCCTCCTGGACCGCCTGCGGAAGAACCAGGGCCATTTCCTCATCTCCACCCTGTGCCAGtatgccatccaggtggccaaGGGCATGGCCTACCTGGAGTCCAAGCGCTTCATCCACCGCGACCTGGCTGCCCGCAACATCCTGCTGGCCTCCAATGAGCTCGTCAAGATCGGGGACTTCGGTCTGATGCGGGCACTGCCCAAAAATGACGATCACTACGTGATGCAGGAGCATCGCAAGGTCCCCTTTGCCTG GTGTGCTCCTGAGAGCCTGAAGACACGCACCTTCTCCCACGCCAGTGACACCTGGATGTTCGGAGTGACCCTCTGGGAGATGTTCACCTATGGTCAGGAGCCTTGGATTGGCCTCAATGGCAGCCAG ATCCTGCACAAGATAGACAAGGAGGGTGAGCGGCTTCCAAGGCCTGAGGACTGTCCCCAGGACATCTACAATGTCATGTtgcagtgctgggcacacaAGCCTGAGGACCGACCCACCTTCGTGGCCTTGCGAGACTTCTTGGTGGAG GCTCAGCCCACTGACATGAGAGCGCTGCAGGACTTTGAGGAACCAGACAAGCTGCACATCCAGATGAACGACATCATCACGGTCATTGAGGGCAG GCTGTACCTGGGAAATCCCTTGGACCCTCCTGATATTTTAGGTGTGGACCAAACTGCTGCCAGACCTACACAGCTTCCAGGGAGGGCTAAAA GGCAGCCTCCTCCGCGCCCACCTCAGCCTACCGTCCTGCTCACCA AGCCTTGCTACGACCCGGttagtgaggaggaggagggtctGCCAGGGGGTCTCCGGAAGCTCTGCCTGAAGAAgccaggcacagggaagggccTGCGACCAGTCAAGCCATCAGCACGAGTTCCAGGCACCAAGGTGGGCGAGCGACAACCCAGACGGCTGGCAAGTGAGGGGACAGCAAGCGGCGAGGTGACTCTCATTGACTTTGGGGAGGACGTTCCCCAGGGTAGCCCCTCTCCAGTGGGAGAGCTGACAGCCCTATCATTAGCTGAGCTGGCCATGGAGGCCTTCTCTTTGCTGGACAAGACCCCACCACAGAGCCCCACGCGGGCTCTACCTCGGCCTCTGCACCCCACGCCGGTGGTGGACTGGGATGCCCGGCCCTTGCCCCCACCGCCTGCCTATGATGACGTGGCACAGGATGAGGACGATATTGAAGTCTGCTCTATCACCAGCCCCCCGAGCCGGCGGGGAAAGACCAACTATGGCTTTGTGGATGAAGGTGAGCGGGGACCGGCACTGGAGGACAACCTCTTCCTGCCCCCCAAGGAGGCCAAGCAGCCCAGCATGACACAGACCACCGAGCTCTtcgaggagctgcagcaggagtgcaTGAAGAGGCTCAACGTCCCTCTGGGACCGGCTGCACCAGCTGACGACAAGCCCCAGATCCCTCCCCGTGTCCCAATCCCGCCCCGGCCCCTTCGCCGCAATGAGCCTGGGCGCTGGTCAGGAGACCTCTCCCCAGCTTCGGGGGGCGAGGAGGACCGGCCGCCCCAGATCCCCCCGCGGGACCCGCTGTCCCGGCCCACTTCCCGGACACCCAGCCCTatggctctgcaggtgggctccCCCCAGCAACGtgctgccctctgctcctgcctctccacCTCACCAGGGAAGCCCATGCCCACCACACAGAGCTTCGCCCTCGACCCTAAGTACGCCACGCCCAAGGTCATCCAGGCGCAGGGCAAGGACTGCTCCAAGGGACCCTGCATCCTGCCCATCGTGAAGGATGGGCAGAAGGTCAGCAGCACTCACTACTACCTGCTGCCCGAGCGCCCGGCCTACCTGGACAAGTATGAGAAGTTTTTCAAGGAGGCTAAAAGCCCTGAGGAGGTGGCAGCGTCCCGCCAGGTCACCACAGCCACCGTCCGTCCCATGGTGCAGCAGCCACTGTCAGACTGCAAGGGCAACTTTTCTTCCAACAACAGCAACCCTGGGCCCAAGTGCCTGGTGAAagcctcctgcagcctccagaaGATCGTGTACGACGGGCCGGATGTTTGCCGTCCTGCTGACAAGATCCGGCTG GTGCAGGACATGGTGCATGGTGTGACCACCGAGGAATGCCAGGCAGCCCTTCAGAGCCATGGCTGGAACGTCCAACGGGCTATCCAGTACCTGAAG GTGGAGCAGCTCTTCTGCCTGGGGCTGAAGTCCCGTGGTGAGTGCCAGCAGGTGCTGGAGAAGTTCAACTGGAACCTGGCACAGGCCAGCTCCCACCTCCTCGGTCCCTACAGCGCCACCCGCCAGAA Gtggtga